In Thermofilum pendens Hrk 5, the sequence GAAGATAAGAGAAGCCTAAACCTGCTCGGCAGACTGCTCTGTACGCGACAAGTACTTGGCGAAGAGGTACTGGTAGAGGCCCGCGCTTAGAGAAGCCATCCCGGTTATCGATAGTAGCGCCCCGAGCGTGGAGAGGATGTCTACCTCTGTCCTGCTGAAGCGAGAGTATAACAGTATCAACGTTACATTGCTCCTGCACAGTGAACACGTTGATTCCAGCGTGACCCTGTAAGGCTGACCTTGAAGTACCACCCAGCCCGAGCTGTTATAGCGCGCATCTTTCAGCGTAAAGCCACCTATGCTCTCGTTGTTTACATCGTAGAACGTGGCTACGAGCTCAACGTTCCTGTCGCCCTCAATGCTCGCAACGTAGTATATCCTCTCGGCTACGCCGGCGCCTAGAGTCGCCTCGACGAAGGAGTTCCTGGGTAGCTCTAGGCGCAACTCTATCCTCTCGCGCGGTGATACGTAGTAGCTGGCGTACAGCGACGCGAGAAAACCCGCAAGGAGTGCCGAGAAGCCTACAGCTAGTAGAAAGAGACTTCTCCTTAGCTTCCCGGAGCCGCGCGGCATACCTAAGCCTTCGCTTCTCCGGCGAAGAGCCAACACTTAACGTAGTGGCCTGGCTCGACCTCCACTTCGGGCGGGTCCTCGCTCCTGCACCTGCTCGTCGCGAAGGGGCACCTGGGCGCAAACCTGCACCCGGGCGGCGGGTTCACGAGGCTCGGCGGCTCTCCTGGCGGGACCTCCCTGTACCTCTTCCTATTCTCGGGGTCTGGGTCGGGTATTGCCGAGAGCAAGGCGCGCGTGTACGGGTGCAACGGGTTCCTGAGTAGGGTCTTCGTTGGGGCTCTCTCCACTATGTGGCCGGCGTACATTATGAAGATCCACTCGCTGAAGTACCTCGTCGTCGATAGGTCGTGCGTGATGTAGATGAAGCTAATATTCCTCTTCTCTTGCAGGTCCCTCATCAACGTGAGGATCTCAACCCTTACGGAGGCGTCGAGCATCGATACCGGCTCATCGGCTACGACAAGGCTCGGCTTGAGTATGAGCGCCCTCGCTATCGCTACTCTCTGGAGCTGGCCGCCACTAAGCATGTGCGGGTACTTGTACGCAAAATCTTCTACCGGGGTGAGCCTTACCTCTTCGAGGGCCTTGAAAACCATTTCAGCCCTCTCCTCCTTGCTCCCGACCTTGTGTATGATTAGGGGTTCCTCGAGGATGCGGTAGATGTTCATGAAGGACGGCATGGCCCCGTATGGATCCTGCTGCACGAGCCCGGTCTCCCTCTTGTACCACATTAGCTCCTTCTCGGGCGTGTGCGTTATGTCCCTACCTTTGAACACGAGCTTACCGTCCGTGGGCTCGTAGAGGCGGAGGATAGTCTTGCCCAGCGTCGTCTTCCCGCTACCCGACTCGCCGACGAGCGATACGGCTTCGCCTGCCCTCAACTCGAAGGAAACTCCGTCAAGCGCCTTTACTTCCACTGTGCCTCCGAAGAGACCTCTCCGAACAGTGAACCACTTCTTCAGGTTTTCCGCCTTCAGTATAACCTTATCCTCGGACACTTCCCCTCACCTCTTCCCCTCGTGATACAACCAACACTTAACGAAGGAACCGGTCTTAAGCTCGAAGGGCGGGGGGTTCTCCCTGAGGCACCTCTCGTAGGCGTAGGGGCACCTCGGGTGGAACCTGCACCCGGGCGGCGGGTTTATCAGGCTTGGAGGAGCGCCGGGTATGAACTCCAGCTTCTTGTCCGTCCTCAGAGTTGGTACGCTCGCCATAAGCTTCTCGGAGTACGGGTGCCTGGGGTTTGTGTAGAACTCGTCTGCATCCGCTATCTCGACTATCTCTCCCGCGTACATAACTGCTACGCGGTCCGCTAGCTCGCTGGTAACCGCTATGTCGTGGGTGATGAAGATGTATGAGAGACCCATCTCGTTCTTAATTCGCTTGAGCAGGTTGATTATGTTGGCCTGCGTGATTACGTCTAGCGCGGACGTCGGCTCGTCCAGAATTATTATGTCGGGGTGAGTGATTAGCGCCATAGCTATGACAGCCCTCTGCTTCATACCTCCCGAAAGCTCGAAGGGGTACCTGTCGGCAAAGCTCTCGTGTATCCCCACGAGCCTCAGGTACTTCTTCGCCTCTGCGAGGGCCTCCTCGGGGGACATGTTGTTGTGAATCATTAGGGGCTCCGCTACCTGGAAGCCTACCTTGAGGACGGGGTTCAGGCTGTTCTGGGCTCCCTGGAAGACCATGGAGATCTTACGCCAGCGTATAAGCCTTCTGAACATCTCGTCGCTGAGCTTCATCACGTCGTTACCGTTGATGTATATCTCTCCGGTGAACGTGTGGACGTTCCTCGGCAGGAGCCTTATCAGGGCCCTCGCCAGGGAGCTCTTACCGCAACCGGACTCGCCGACTATGGCAAGGGTCTCTCCCTTCTTAAGGTCGAAGCTCACGTTGTCAACAGCCTTGACTACCCCCTTACGCGTCGAGAAGTAGAGGCGCAGGTTTCTAACCGTGAGCACGCTACTCATGCCTCCCACCTCACATCTCCCTAAGCCTCGGGTTGACGATTCGGTCCAGCGCGAACCCCAGGAATGCGAAGGCGAAGGCCGTCAGCATGAGCAGTATAGAGGGCTCCAATACCCAGTAGTAGTACCCCCTGTACAGCGCGCCACCGTTATACGCGTCATTCAGAACCTTGCCCCACGTAGGTAAGAAGGGGTCGCCCAGACCGAGGAACGAGAGAGCAGCTTCCAGGAAGACGTAGCCGGGAACGGCACCAATAAGCCCGGGGACTATCGGCGGAATGATCTTCGGGATTATGTAGAGGAAGATTATCCTCCAGTCGGAGGCTCCGTAAGCCTTCGCCGCCTCTATGTAGGGGTACTCCTTTATGGACAGCACGAGCGCCCTCGTACTCTTAATGCCCGCTCCGAAGATACTGAGCACTATGACCACGGTCAGGATAACCCAGATGTCCACCTTGTAGAACGCCGCTATTATTATAAGGAACGGCAGGAACGGTAGGATCATGTATACTTCGGTTATCCTCTGAATCACCGAGTCTACTACGCCGCCGTACCAAGCACCTATCGTCGCTATGATCATCTGTAACATAGACGTGACGAGAGACGCCGTCAACCCGAACGCCAAGGCTACCGGCGCGCCCCACAGCAAGGCTATCTCCAGTGGCCTGCGCAGGTTATCCGTGCCAGCGGGGCCGTAGACCTGACCGTATATTACAACCTTGGCTTCCAGGTCCGAGTCTTCACCGAAGCAAGTAGCCTCTATGTTCATCCTGTAAATACCTTTCTCGACGGGAAGGTTGCCCTTTTCGAGGCCTTCGCGCGAGTACTTTCCAAAGGTTAGTTCGAGCTGGTCAAGTAGGTCGGAGACGTTGGCACCGTACTTCGTGGCGGCGTAGAGCGCGAGAGCTTTTCTAACTTCCTCGCTTATCGAGTAGTAAAGAGAGTCATTAGGAGCTCTTAGCGAGAAGCGGGGTATTTCCAAGGTTAAGCCGTCCGGCCTCTGGATTGTTATCTTCACTATAGGTGGATCCTTCGTGTACTTAGCGTGGAAGAATATGTTTAGCTCGGATGGGTAGTCGTCGTATTGGTAGTCGAACATAAAGCTAATGGACACTAGCTTCATGTCAGTTCCAGCTATCGGCGTTACGGCTTTCGAGACCCCGAACGTCTGAATCCTCGAGTCAAGCTTTATCGTGCGCGGAAGCTTCCTCCCGACAAAGATCTCCCACCACTCTGGAGGCACAGCTCGGGGATTCTCGATCCATATATCCTCCGAGCCTCTCCAAAGCTTTATAGCCTGGTCGTAAGGGATGGTGACCACGGCATAGATAGAAAATGCTACTAGGAAGGCTAGTATCGCAAGCCCCAACACTCCAGACTTGTAAGTGAGTAGCTCTTTCAGCGTGGCCTTAATCCCGGAGACCGGCCTGCTGGACACATCCCTTCACCTCACGCTATACCAGCCTTTATTCTCGGATCTATCAGAGCGTAGACGAAGTCCAGTATCAGCACCGTAGCGGCGAGAAGGTAGGCGTATATAACGGTTATGCCCACGAGGACCGGCGTGTCGAAGCTCTGTATCGCCCTCCACGTCACGAGCCCGAGCCCGGGCCACTCGAACACAGTCTCCGTTATGATAGCGCCGCCCCACGAGCCTATAAGGCTCAGCGCGAAGTTCGTTACTATTGGTGGCAACGAGGGCCGCAGGATGTAGCGAGTCTCTATGAGCCTCGGCGGAAGCCCCTTAGCCTTCGCTGCCTCGACGTAGTCCTCCGTGGAGAAGATCAGGAAGAACGTCCTGGTCCCGTAAACCCCTAGGAAGAAGCCCGAGATTATCCAGGACGCCATGGGGAGTATCATGTGCTTGAGGACGCTCAGCGCGTAGGAAATCGGGTCGGGTGGTGGCGGCACGTCCACCATGCCTCCGGGCGGTAGCACGTGGAGCCAGGTGTAGAATATCAGTATGAGGAAAATCCCGTAGAACCAGCCGGGAAGAGTCGACGTCGGCGACAGGGCCACTACAAGCTTGTCGAAAAAGCTTCCGTAGTGGCGGGAGAGGTAAAGCCCCAGGAACAAGTGGATGAAGAAATTGATCACTGTTACCGTTGTGAAAAGCATCACGGTGTTAGGTAGCCTTTCGAGTATGATGTTCTTGACAAGGCGCGAGCCGCTATCACTAGTCATGAAAAGCGCCCTGCCAAGGTCCAGTGTCAAGGCGTTTTTAAGGTAGATAAAGCTCCTCTCGAGGAACGGCCTATCGTACCCGAGCCTCTTCACCTCAAGTTCAAACATCTGCTTTACCAGTTTGTCCTTTTCGGGACCAGGAAGGGAGCGGTAACGGGGATCTCTGTTTATCTGCTCGTAGATACTCGTGTAAAGATCTCCGAGAACGAACTCGTCTATCTTACCACCCATGTTGGCCACTATAATTGTAAGGTAGACAGCCACGACCACCGTTAGGTAGATCACTATAGCTCTCAGCGCTATATGCTTGACTAGCTTCTTTGAGACCATACCACCTACCTTTCAACGTAAATGTGTTTCAGGAATTTAAATAAATTATTTGTTATGCTTTTTAAACAAACCTATATAGGAAAAGAGCTAATCTTCTTGCTAAAGAAAAAGAAAAATTTTTTCTTTTATTGTTTTTGGGCGGTTTCTGCTTTTGGTTTCCTTAAAGCGAGGAAGACTGCCACGACAGCTATTATCAGGCTTAGCACTGAAAGGGCAAGCACGGTATTGACGGTGCCTTGTAGCGACGAAACACTGTTAGCGATGTCCGATATCTTGCCTCTAACCTCGCTTACACCAGTCTCGACGCCAGCAATCCTAGACTCGAGCTGCCCTCTAATCCCGGCGACCATGGTCTGGAAGTAGGCAATCTGCGGGATGACAGTGAACGGAGACTCCTTTATAGCCGGGCTCGCTACGTCCTTGCTCAGCGCTATCACCATTATCCTGTAGGGGCCGGGCGTCAGCTTGCCCGTGTCCTCCGGGCTCAGCTTAGCCTGCCAGACACCCTCGGCGGTGGGCGTTGCAGAGCCCTTCGCGAGTACGTTGCCGGCTGGGTCCAGCACCAGGAACTTCACGAAGTCCATGCGCTTGTTGGGGTACGGCTGGCCCTTGTAGGTAACCTGTATCGTGAACACGGCCTCGAGCCCTGGCACGACGTTGTCCGGCGGTCTCACGGCGACCTCCGGTATCGGCGGAGTTGCGAGCCAGGCCCACCTGTCGGACTTGTCAGGATAGTTCCTGTTAGCCTTGAGAACAGCTACGTGAGCATTATAGTCCGCGGTGTCGAGGTAGTAGGGACCGTCGCCCACCCAGAAGTGCTTGTGTGCCGCGTACCAGCTCTTAAGGGCGTTGTACCTAGCTTTAGCCTCGTCGACGCTCACGTACTTGCTCATGAAGTCCTTGAACGGGATGTAGCCCTCCGCGAGGGCTTCGTCGAGCATCTTCGAGAGGATGTCGAGGCTCGGTCCGCCGATGTAGTTCATCCACTCAACCTTCATCTTGTCTGCCTTGTCAGCGCTGAACGCCAACAAGCCTTTCTCCTCGGCCCTTATACCTATGGCGAGGGCGTGCCACGGGAAGTTAGGCCACCCGGCGAACCCGGATACTATCAGCTCGACGTCGGGGCTCGTGTAGTTCACGTAATACTCTATCACGAGCGGGGAAGTGCTCACGAAGCGCCAAGCAATGAAGTAGGATCTCCAGGCCTGGAAGCTCGGAACCGCTGACTCGTCGTAAAGCGGGCTGCTCGGGTCAACCCTGGCAAACGTCAGAGGCCAGCCTATAACCCAGTCCGCGAGGCTCATCGTTGTCCCGTCGTGATACTTTATCTTGCCTATGACGTCGCCGTAGCTAACCACTATCTTGAACTGCGCGTTCTTTACACCGGCCTCTCCGGCCGTCACGACCTTGTTGTTCTTCACGTCGTAAGAGTACCACGCGTCCGCGGGTACTTCGACCTTGTCGACAAACGTGAGCTTGCACCAGTCGCTCGAGCTAGTAGTGGGGGTGCCCTTCAGCGCATAGACCTCCGCGCTGACAGCCCTCTCGGGTAGCGGTAGGCCTGTGTACGGGCTTATGAGGAACGCATAACCCTGTGTTGCCCCGATAAGTACTGCATCGTAGACCCAGTTCGTCCCCGCAACCGGGTTCCAAGGTTCTACTAGTACTTCTCTCATGGCAGCTTTCACGCTACCTCCCGCCTTGTCGACGTAGCGCAAGGTTCTGAGAGAGATCGGAGATGAGAAGCCTCCGCTAAGGTCGGCCGCAAGGTCCACCTTCTTGCTGTAGATGTAGGGTACTATCTGGTCTACCAGCCAGACTCTAACGGAGTCCTTGAGAGCAAGGACAGCCGCCTTAGCCATAAGCTCCTGTCTTTCCTCTATGGTCTTGAACTGCCCATTCCACAGTCTAGTAGCTATGTCCATGAAGACGGGGTCCGGCTTGTAAGCCTGCCAGAGCGGCTCAGGTCTTCCGAGCGGAGTGTAGAAGTATCCCCAGACGCTACTATCGTCTCTGCTCACAGCCGTAGTTATCCAGCCTCCGGTGTATATGTGCCACTGCCCGTCTGCCGGGTTTCCGCGTATCCATATCGGGCTGGCTTCGCGCGCAGTCTTGTACATTCGTTCAACGGTGAAGCCGAGCTTCTCCAGCTGGTCTGCAACGTAGTCGCCTATCCGCCTCCTCTGGTCCTCGGTTCTTATCAGGAACTTTATGACAACAGGTTCTCCCTTGTAGTACCACTTCCCGTCCTTGTACGTTGCGCCCAGCTTCGCCATCTCCTCGAATATTATCTCCTTGCCCTTTTCGAAGTTGTAGCTGTACTGTGCCTCGAGCAACTTAACGGTGTCCGCCAGCTTAGCGTACTCGGGGAACTGGGAGATCAGGGGTAGCCACTTGGGTACAGCGAAGCCCAGCATTATCTCGTTCACGATGTAGTTCCTGTCGACAATGTAGTTCATAGCCTCCCTGATCCTCGGAACGCTGAAGGGGTTAAGCTTCCCGGTCTTCGGGAACTCCGGTCCCACGGGGTTGAACGTTAGCTCGAAGTAGAGCCCGAAGGCGTACTTGTAGTTTATGTTGGGGTCTGTTTTTAGCCTCTGAGCTATCGCCGCGTCGACGCGGACATCGCTGAAGTAAACCTGCACGTCTCCCTTGGCAATCATGTCCATTACTTTCGCTGGGTCGCCTTCCTTGAGGAAGGATACCTCGTCTACCCATGGACCCTGGAGTGGCTGTGGTTGTGCGCTTAGAAGCGGAGCCAGGAATGCGGCTACGAGCAGTGCTACGAGTAGTAATGAAAGTTTGGTGTTCATATTTTGTCGATTATTATCTTGTCATGATGCCTATTT encodes:
- a CDS encoding ABC transporter ATP-binding protein, translated to MSEDKVILKAENLKKWFTVRRGLFGGTVEVKALDGVSFELRAGEAVSLVGESGSGKTTLGKTILRLYEPTDGKLVFKGRDITHTPEKELMWYKRETGLVQQDPYGAMPSFMNIYRILEEPLIIHKVGSKEERAEMVFKALEEVRLTPVEDFAYKYPHMLSGGQLQRVAIARALILKPSLVVADEPVSMLDASVRVEILTLMRDLQEKRNISFIYITHDLSTTRYFSEWIFIMYAGHIVERAPTKTLLRNPLHPYTRALLSAIPDPDPENRKRYREVPPGEPPSLVNPPPGCRFAPRCPFATSRCRSEDPPEVEVEPGHYVKCWLFAGEAKA
- a CDS encoding ABC transporter ATP-binding protein; its protein translation is MSSVLTVRNLRLYFSTRKGVVKAVDNVSFDLKKGETLAIVGESGCGKSSLARALIRLLPRNVHTFTGEIYINGNDVMKLSDEMFRRLIRWRKISMVFQGAQNSLNPVLKVGFQVAEPLMIHNNMSPEEALAEAKKYLRLVGIHESFADRYPFELSGGMKQRAVIAMALITHPDIIILDEPTSALDVITQANIINLLKRIKNEMGLSYIFITHDIAVTSELADRVAVMYAGEIVEIADADEFYTNPRHPYSEKLMASVPTLRTDKKLEFIPGAPPSLINPPPGCRFHPRCPYAYERCLRENPPPFELKTGSFVKCWLYHEGKR
- a CDS encoding ABC transporter permease; translated protein: MSSRPVSGIKATLKELLTYKSGVLGLAILAFLVAFSIYAVVTIPYDQAIKLWRGSEDIWIENPRAVPPEWWEIFVGRKLPRTIKLDSRIQTFGVSKAVTPIAGTDMKLVSISFMFDYQYDDYPSELNIFFHAKYTKDPPIVKITIQRPDGLTLEIPRFSLRAPNDSLYYSISEEVRKALALYAATKYGANVSDLLDQLELTFGKYSREGLEKGNLPVEKGIYRMNIEATCFGEDSDLEAKVVIYGQVYGPAGTDNLRRPLEIALLWGAPVALAFGLTASLVTSMLQMIIATIGAWYGGVVDSVIQRITEVYMILPFLPFLIIIAAFYKVDIWVILTVVIVLSIFGAGIKSTRALVLSIKEYPYIEAAKAYGASDWRIIFLYIIPKIIPPIVPGLIGAVPGYVFLEAALSFLGLGDPFLPTWGKVLNDAYNGGALYRGYYYWVLEPSILLMLTAFAFAFLGFALDRIVNPRLREM
- a CDS encoding ABC transporter permease → MVSKKLVKHIALRAIVIYLTVVVAVYLTIIVANMGGKIDEFVLGDLYTSIYEQINRDPRYRSLPGPEKDKLVKQMFELEVKRLGYDRPFLERSFIYLKNALTLDLGRALFMTSDSGSRLVKNIILERLPNTVMLFTTVTVINFFIHLFLGLYLSRHYGSFFDKLVVALSPTSTLPGWFYGIFLILIFYTWLHVLPPGGMVDVPPPPDPISYALSVLKHMILPMASWIISGFFLGVYGTRTFFLIFSTEDYVEAAKAKGLPPRLIETRYILRPSLPPIVTNFALSLIGSWGGAIITETVFEWPGLGLVTWRAIQSFDTPVLVGITVIYAYLLAATVLILDFVYALIDPRIKAGIA
- a CDS encoding ABC transporter substrate-binding protein → MNTKLSLLLVALLVAAFLAPLLSAQPQPLQGPWVDEVSFLKEGDPAKVMDMIAKGDVQVYFSDVRVDAAIAQRLKTDPNINYKYAFGLYFELTFNPVGPEFPKTGKLNPFSVPRIREAMNYIVDRNYIVNEIMLGFAVPKWLPLISQFPEYAKLADTVKLLEAQYSYNFEKGKEIIFEEMAKLGATYKDGKWYYKGEPVVIKFLIRTEDQRRRIGDYVADQLEKLGFTVERMYKTAREASPIWIRGNPADGQWHIYTGGWITTAVSRDDSSVWGYFYTPLGRPEPLWQAYKPDPVFMDIATRLWNGQFKTIEERQELMAKAAVLALKDSVRVWLVDQIVPYIYSKKVDLAADLSGGFSSPISLRTLRYVDKAGGSVKAAMREVLVEPWNPVAGTNWVYDAVLIGATQGYAFLISPYTGLPLPERAVSAEVYALKGTPTTSSSDWCKLTFVDKVEVPADAWYSYDVKNNKVVTAGEAGVKNAQFKIVVSYGDVIGKIKYHDGTTMSLADWVIGWPLTFARVDPSSPLYDESAVPSFQAWRSYFIAWRFVSTSPLVIEYYVNYTSPDVELIVSGFAGWPNFPWHALAIGIRAEEKGLLAFSADKADKMKVEWMNYIGGPSLDILSKMLDEALAEGYIPFKDFMSKYVSVDEAKARYNALKSWYAAHKHFWVGDGPYYLDTADYNAHVAVLKANRNYPDKSDRWAWLATPPIPEVAVRPPDNVVPGLEAVFTIQVTYKGQPYPNKRMDFVKFLVLDPAGNVLAKGSATPTAEGVWQAKLSPEDTGKLTPGPYRIMVIALSKDVASPAIKESPFTVIPQIAYFQTMVAGIRGQLESRIAGVETGVSEVRGKISDIANSVSSLQGTVNTVLALSVLSLIIAVVAVFLALRKPKAETAQKQ